One window of the Paenibacillus beijingensis genome contains the following:
- a CDS encoding spore coat protein CotJB gives MRVSENVNIVYYEKLEELQQLDFALVELNLYLDTHPGDLQALQQFNQLAQKYKECMQQFEMQFGPLMNFGHSYSRYPWQWNDTPWPWQV, from the coding sequence AAAATGTGAATATCGTTTATTACGAGAAGCTTGAGGAACTTCAGCAGCTCGATTTCGCCCTTGTCGAGCTTAATTTGTACCTCGATACACATCCCGGCGACCTGCAGGCGCTGCAGCAGTTTAATCAGCTTGCTCAGAAGTACAAGGAATGCATGCAGCAGTTCGAAATGCAGTTCGGACCGCTGATGAACTTCGGTCACAGCTACTCCCGCTACCCGTGGCAATGGAACGACACGCCATGGCCGTGGCAGGTGTAG
- a CDS encoding manganese catalase family protein, whose amino-acid sequence MWVYEKKLQYPVRVSKCDPRMARYLLEQYGGADGELAAALRYLNQRYSIPDQVIGLLTDIGTEEFAHLEMIATMVYKLTKDATVEQLEAAGLGPNYAQRDHALFYANASGVPWTAAYIQAKGDPIADLYEDIAAEEKARATYQWLIDMTDDVDLQDGLKFLREREVIHALRFQEAVEIIKADREQKKVY is encoded by the coding sequence ATGTGGGTATATGAAAAAAAACTGCAATATCCGGTTCGGGTTAGCAAGTGTGATCCGAGAATGGCCCGTTATTTGCTGGAGCAGTACGGCGGAGCGGACGGTGAGCTTGCGGCGGCACTTCGTTACTTGAATCAGCGGTATTCGATTCCCGATCAAGTCATCGGCCTGTTGACCGATATCGGGACAGAGGAATTCGCCCATTTGGAAATGATTGCCACAATGGTGTATAAGCTGACCAAGGACGCCACGGTCGAGCAGCTCGAAGCGGCGGGACTCGGGCCGAACTACGCCCAGCGGGACCATGCATTGTTTTACGCCAATGCGTCCGGCGTACCGTGGACAGCCGCATACATTCAGGCGAAGGGTGATCCGATCGCCGACCTGTACGAAGATATTGCCGCCGAGGAGAAGGCAAGAGCCACCTACCAATGGCTGATTGATATGACCGACGACGTCGATTTGCAGGACGGGCTGAAGTTTTTGCGCGAACGGGAAGTCATCCACGCACTGCGCTTCCAGGAAGCGGTGGAGATCATTAAGGCCGACCGGGAGCAGAAGAAGGTGTATTAA
- a CDS encoding phosphodiester glycosidase family protein, whose protein sequence is MSMKASQTVPSPRDQMAAARRAGKRRPRRRKLRFLRLLMWMICLLLIIGALGTGWLFLTPSGNNYRYLAADTIITTQHRVWAKYLIGQDELNRRVAEYQKQFNDMGSEKDTHQIASGADDSGGPLVQIEPISGASYKGYVMTVKDPTKIRLGVPAVAGKGEKVTSMVRRYGAVAGVNAGGFADPNWKGNGFQPIGVVISQGKVYYEDLDKKGETQIVGIDKQGKMVAGHYSLKELIAMGVQEGVTFQPRIIVNGKGLVKNHADGWGIAPRTAMGQRADGAIIFVVIDGRQPGYSIGADLYDVQKIMLDHGAVIAANLDGGSSSVLVNEGGIVNKPSSKHGERYLPTAWLVFDHPEEAQIPNVWEGLTAKDIDPAKW, encoded by the coding sequence ATGAGCATGAAAGCTTCGCAGACGGTTCCATCTCCGCGTGATCAAATGGCTGCCGCACGAAGGGCCGGCAAGCGCAGGCCGCGCCGCCGCAAACTCCGTTTTTTACGTCTATTGATGTGGATGATCTGCCTGTTGTTGATTATAGGAGCTTTAGGGACCGGCTGGCTGTTCTTGACGCCATCGGGAAATAACTACCGTTACTTGGCCGCCGATACGATCATTACGACGCAGCACCGCGTATGGGCCAAATATTTAATCGGCCAGGATGAGCTGAACCGCCGCGTCGCGGAGTATCAAAAGCAGTTCAACGATATGGGATCCGAGAAGGATACGCATCAGATCGCATCCGGCGCCGACGATTCGGGCGGTCCGCTCGTGCAGATCGAACCGATTTCCGGCGCCAGCTACAAAGGTTATGTCATGACGGTCAAAGATCCGACGAAAATTCGTCTGGGCGTTCCCGCCGTCGCCGGCAAAGGCGAGAAAGTGACCAGCATGGTCCGGCGTTACGGCGCGGTCGCCGGGGTCAATGCGGGCGGCTTCGCCGATCCGAACTGGAAGGGCAACGGCTTCCAGCCGATTGGCGTCGTCATTTCGCAGGGCAAAGTCTATTATGAGGACCTGGATAAAAAGGGCGAGACGCAAATCGTCGGCATCGATAAGCAGGGCAAAATGGTTGCGGGCCATTATTCGTTGAAGGAATTGATCGCCATGGGTGTGCAGGAAGGAGTCACCTTCCAGCCGCGCATCATTGTGAACGGCAAAGGGCTGGTGAAAAATCACGCCGACGGCTGGGGCATTGCGCCGCGTACCGCAATGGGGCAGCGCGCCGACGGAGCGATCATTTTCGTCGTGATCGACGGCCGCCAGCCCGGCTACAGCATCGGGGCCGACCTGTACGACGTTCAGAAAATTATGCTGGACCACGGCGCGGTCATTGCCGCCAATCTGGACGGCGGTTCATCGAGCGTTCTGGTTAATGAAGGCGGTATCGTCAATAAACCTTCGTCCAAACACGGCGAGCGGTATTTGCCGACGGCATGGCTCGTCTTCGACCATCCGGAGGAAGCGCAAATTCCGAATGTTTGGGAAGGTTTGACCGCGAAAGATATCGACCCGGCAAAATGGTAG